In one window of Plasmodium cynomolgi strain B DNA, chromosome 13, whole genome shotgun sequence DNA:
- a CDS encoding protein phosphatase 2A regulatory subunit B' (putative), translating into MADDSGLSFKIVDEDSVQRFIKSAAYNELIDFITHLNSSVVAVEMHPLDHFHTREDIGQGVATPTDQVNNILLISRNVQSVFTLVKSMNKYIDLCPPIKQPTRFGNKGFQHFCDEYYKEVDEKLPEILIESGIQNLLEHTFQLGHYLKNSLGNRNRIDYGTGHELNFLLFLFCLNKLQFFGPSDHKHLVLVLYRQYLECVRRIQITYTVEPAGSRGAWGLDDFQFLVFLFGAAQLSYNTQIKTDDIEKKELLELWAPKYLYFDALKYISMLKHAPFHESSQMLYDISGVETWYG; encoded by the exons ATGGCGGACGACTCTGGGCTGAGCTTCAAAATCGTGGACGAGGACAGCGTGCAGAGGTTCATCAAAAGTGCAGCATACAACGAGTTAATCGACTTCATTACGCACTTAAACAGTTCCGTCGTGGCGGTAGAGATGCATCCCTTGGACCACTTCCACACAAGGGAAGACATCGGACAAGGAGTAGCCACACCCACTGACCAAGTCAATAATATCCTACTCATTTCACGCAACGTACAAAGTGTGTTTACTCTCGTAAAGAGCATGAACAAGTACATAGATTTATGTCCCCCCATAAAACAACCGACTCGATTTGGTAACAAAGGTTTCCAGCACTTCTGTGATGAGTATTACAAAGAGGTTGACGAAAAATTACCAGAAATTTTAATCGAGTCTGGAATACAAAACTTACTGGAGCATACCTTCCAATTAGGTcactatttaaaaaattcattagGGAATAGAAACCGAATTGATTATGGTACAGGACACGAgttgaattttttgctttttctcttttgccTTAACAAGCTACAGTTTTTTGGCCCTTCCGACCATAAGCACCTCGTCCTCGTTCTCTACCGGCA ATACCTCGAATGCGTCAGGAGGATCCAAATCACCTACACCGTGGAGCCTGCTGGGAGCAGAGGTGCCTGGGGACTGGACGACTTCCAGTTTTTAGTTTTTCTGTTCGGCGCTGCCCAGCTATCCTACAACACACAGATAAAGACAGACGAT ATCGAAAAGAAGGAACTGCTGGAGTTGTGGGCGCCCAAGTACCTTTATTTTGACGCGCTGAAATACATTTCGATG CTGAAGCACGCCCCCTTTCACGAATCCTCCCAAATGTTGTACGACATTTCCGGTGTGGAGACATGGTATGGCTAG
- a CDS encoding acid phosphatase (putative), producing MKVRKHGGSLDEEKLFENVSKDDSGMIKKFTLGVCAMESKVESAPMECILKRLAKSGDFNIIKFKGDMILNHDIDSWPIVDCLIAFYSTGFPLNKAIEYVKKYKPITLNNLSKQLILRSRLQIYEELKKCKVPHANYVVVDHDAVKRGEHAFEEYYDYIVYNNIRLNKPFIEKPINADNHNNWIYYPKNTGGGCKKLFRKVKDRSSEYCPDIHKVRNNEAEKIIAYRIVEAFQQTVCGFDILRTTMGPFVCDVNGWSFVKGNIKYYNDCAHILRAMFLAKLEEKYNIIPRDLADNWYNIENEEEVLRKTFRQPDDLHCSHHEELCSVIIVMRHGDRKPKQKMKFLTDRPLLLDYFNCEENLYNVIENKLSPEDQQKASHIGLNNSNNNLSVRCVPSDRVDSSMFQYDASAKAPSTLSKISFISQKSGEVVGASGAEPEPSAADTNDAANVANAANAVNAANVENAANVENAANVENAANIANAANNANAANIANGAAPDEEELRDSLYKEYTKKEIKFKSPEELQDLFLRNNIILGDIEKEYKALKAEAEARRAEQAVRSDAVGGSDRVGRSDAVGGSDWEASLKREEDPPKSDANTPKGDADAAKGDAAASTRDANTPKGDAAASTRDAARPHAAMTQEELEAKLSEYEITIENHKTLQKVLERGDGFTGINRKIQLKPVEFVVVDEKIVVTKILTVAKWGGELTRMGRRQSENLGKRFRATLYPGDSDGLLRLHSTFRHDFKIFTSDEGRCQITSAAFTKGFLDLDGELTPILVAMVIRNSKAHSLLDDNRPSLNRTQCKQYIDNVLNEDKDIDEELLKKLTSGKQARGLRESLRKISNFFQLMEKIRKTIYDFLKGLNQEVQKWLNLFPYDEYALYVIDILHEIQVRWKSLTKMWYKKNKNNYDTSKIPDIVDNIRFDLIHHHSYLGCGLDKAFEIYNQIEPLANFISQAEYGITPEEKVKIGVNIVGKLLRKLIHDVTFYRDEEVRNKRNNKGYFDLKNALNISYINSFNISKTDKNGHPTSEKNSQQQLLENAKVDAQHANWLDKEIQKDTPKLFSMSKYDSRQIFIDKRMQKSGDQLVTATIKTDPSARKAGPPVCNESTSSSVAANSAAAAVAANAGTAANAGTAANSAVAATAATATNAAYSSGAYSSGAYSSGAYSSGAYSSGAYSSEVFSSAPFSCGTSSSGRPSLSEPPVKKSIYSELNQKGGKLGREAQVGGFPAGGPSPEVGKNATGAESKIGAESNGQDKGAGGPIGLNGGLTNLSGSGLLERSKHSKGERPEEGDIRQRDELEGGIRTPDRSPTKGASGVTAGDPQGGWTPNGGGTVGSTVGSNAGSNVGSNAGSNVGSNVGSNVGSNAGSNVGSNAGSNAGSSVVGMVGSSAVGMAGCASGNSAGVSSNEKNPFKAAGGGVTYNINAKDLYAPKLINKKEALVINSSDLWAHQNKYRKENNEKQKMKKLKNAKEGELNLKREDNGEVASEYRGLDKKGGGWMKGAGGISGSGSDTPAKEFRGKVTTRLDGQQSEEEKGRSGTAGRGASRNGASLNGHECTQQADKEGITNEQGGNNTEQRKEVEKTDQEYQMEEADRQVGDEKEEREEGEEMEKRLSKEMEKRLSKEMEKRLSKEMEKKPSKEKISEEMMKEKISEEMPKEEEENEGEDDEGEEEHEHDDDEDIIRLKETDARRLGIRSPWRMVRSRYYVTSASHMISLLSILIHAKNIDSSTGQNIIDNDSIKSVEDVTDLHYLSHLVFRVWERKHLKRNDSNRFRIEILFSSGAKDGFGQNYELLEKDAKAQQQKYERHFSKYVDDSKRGAGGGEVNPSIQVSRANSGVSKGGKKPSRETPPGETTPREAPPGEASPSEKSLLEKPLLEKPSTASNDHGASASDMVGSNNSLSQEVPRGQEEKAKASAGNSFRFADSVEGRVPSLGVCVPSLQSDLVSTERKGESGIDSEKGNLSRNDCERGSLGRSNSTLRNDSSHRNDGPHRNDGPHRNDDPHRNDGPHRNDSSHRNDGSHRKDAVRRNGVRSQFSSSSANLFRRREEEEDEKFHQMVYKRDMSFQFGGVHEKLSSLNNNTTRTGSYMIRSISSNLRKKKYKQKDGLNVEYEKKKGRHHKGKSINV from the exons ATGAAGGTGCGGAAGCACGGGGGGTCGCTGGACGAGGAGAAGCTATTCGAAAATGTGAGCAAAGATGATTCGGgtatgataaaaaagttcACGCTGGGAGTGTGTGCCATGGAAAGTAAGGTGGAGAGCGCACCAATGGAATGTATTTTGAAAAGGTTAGCCAAAAGTGGAGATTTCAATATTATCAAATTTAAAGGAGATATGATATTAAATCATGACATAGATTCATGGCCAATAGTGGATTGTCTGATAGCATTTTACTCCACAGGATTCCCTCTCAATAAAGCCATCGAGTATGTAAAGAAATACAAACCAATAACATTAAATAATCTAAGTAAACAATTAATTTTAAGGTCAAGATTACAGATAtatgaagaattaaaaaaatgcaaagtacCTCATGCCAATTATGTAGTTGTAGATCATGATGCTGTGAAAAGAGGAGAACATGCATTTGAAGAATACTACGACTATATTGTGTATAATAACATACGACTTAATAAACCATTTATAGAAAAACCAATCAATGCAGATAATCACAATAACTGGATTTATTATCCAAAGAATACAGGTGGAGGATGTAAAAAACTGTTTCGTAAGGTTAAAGATAGGAGTAGTGAATACTGTCCTGATATACATAAGGTTAGAAATAatg aagcagaaaaaattattgcttATCGAATTGTGGAGGCATTTCAACAAACTGTTTGTGGATTTGATATTTTGAGAACTACCATGGGACCCTTTGTATGTGATGTTAATGGATGGTCTTTTGTAAAAggtaacataaaatattacaatgATTGTGCACATATCTTAAGAGCTATGTTTCTTGCAaagttggaagaaaaatacaatatCATTCCAAGAGACTTAGCTGATAATTGGTAtaatatagaaaatgaagaagaagtgtTGAGGAAAACCTTTAGGCAACCGGATGACCTACATTGTTCTCACCATGAAGAGTTATGTTCTGTCATTATTGTTATGCGTCATGGTGATAGGAAGCCAAAacagaaaatgaaattccTCACAGATCGTCCTCTCCTTTTGGATTATTTCAATTGTGAGGAGAATTTATACAACGTTATTGAGAATAAGCTGTCTCCAGAAGATCAACAGAAGGCTAGTCACATCGGTTTGAATAACAGCAATAATAACTTAAGTGTGAGGTGCGTGCCCTCCGATCGGGTGGACTCCTCCATGTTCCAGTACGACGCCTCGGCCAAGGCTCCCTCTACACTCAGTAAAATATCCTTCATTTCGCAGAAGAGCGGCGAGGTGGTGGGCGCCTCGGGCGCGGAGCCGGAGCCGTCCGCGGCGGACACGAACGATGCCGCCAACGTTGCGAATGCTGCGAATGCTGTGAACGCCGCTAACGTTGAGAACGCCGCTAACGTTGAGAACGCCGCTAACGTTGAGAACGCCGCCAACATCGCTAACGCCGCCAACAACGCTAACGCCGCCAACATCGCTAACGGCGCGGCCCCAGACGAGGAGGAGCTCCGAGACAGCCTCTACAAGGAGTAcacgaagaaggaaataaagTTCAAGTCGCCGGAGGAGCTGCAGGACCTCTTCCTGCGGAACAACATCATCCTGGGCGACATCGAGAAGGAGTACAAGGCGCTCAAGGCGGAGGCGGAGGCGAGGAGAGCCGAGCAGGCGGTGAGGAGTGACGCCGTGGGAGGAAGTGATAGGGTGGGAAGAAGTGACGCGGTGGGAGGAAGTGATTGGGAGGCCTCTCTTAAGCGTGAAGAAGACCCTCCCAAAAGTGACGCTAATACTCCTAAAGGAGACGCAGATGCTGCTAAAGGTGACGCGGCTGCCTCTACCCGTGACGCGAATACTCCTAAAGGTGACGCGGCTGCCTCTACCCGTGACGCGGCCCGCCCGCACGCCGCGATGACGCAGGAAGAGCTGGAGGCCAAGCTCAGCGAATACGAAATCACGATCGAAAACCACAAGACACTGCAGAAGGTGCTCGAAAGGGGAGATGGATTCACAGGcataaacagaaaaatacaaCTCAAGCCGGTGGAATTCGTCGTTGTGGATGAAAAAATCGTTGTGACCAAAATTTTGACagtggcaaaatggggaggagaGCTAACTAGAATGGGAAGAAGACAGTCCGAAAATTTAGGAAAGAGATTTAGAGCAACACTCTACCCAGGAGACTCAGACGGATTATTACGATTGCATTCAACATTTAGACatgattttaaaatatttacctcAGATGAAGGGAGGTGTCAAATAACATCTGCTGCTTTTACGAAGGGGTTTTTAGATCTCGATGGAGAGTTGACTCCTATCCTAGTGGCTATGGTGATTAGAAATTCCAAAGCACATAGTCTTTTAGATGATAATAGACCTAGTCTAAATAGAACCCAATGTAAACAGTACATAGATAACGTACTTAATGAGGACAAGGATATAGATGAGGAGTTATTGAAAAAACTGACATCTGGGAAACAAGCTAGAGGATTACGTGAATCTTTGAGAAAAATTTCCAACTTTTTTCAactgatggaaaaaattaggaaaactatttatgattttttaaaaggattAAATCAGGAAGTACAGAAATGGCTAAATCTATTTCCGTATGATGAGTATGCTCTGTATGTAATTGACATTTTACACGAAATACAAGTCAGGTGGAAATCACTTACCAAAATgtggtataaaaaaaataagaataattaTGATACGTCTAAAATACCAGATATTGTAGATAATATCAGATTTGATCTCATTCATCATCATTCCTACTTGGGATGTGGATTAGATAAAGCTTTCGAGATTTACAATCAAATAGAACCGCTAgccaattttatttcccaaGCAGAGTATGGAATCACTCCTGaggaaaaagttaaaatagGAGTTAACATTGTTGGGAAGTTACTTCGCAAACTAATCCATGACGTTACATTCTACAGAGATGAAGAAGTCCGgaataaaagaaacaacaaaggttactttgatttaaaaaatgctctCAATATTTCATACATCAACTCGTTTAACATATCGAAGACTGACAAGAATGGACACCCaacaagtgaaaaaaactCACAACAACAGCTTCTGGAAAATGCGAAAGTAGATGCACAACATGCCAATTGGCTAGACAAGGAGATACAAAAGGACACACCCAAATTGTTTAGCATGTCCAAGTATGACTCAAGGCAAATTTTCATTGACAAACGTATGCAGAAGTCTGGGGACCAGCTCGTCACCGCCACCATCAAGACGGACCCCTCTGCTCGCAAGGCAGGGCCGCCAGTGTGCAACGAGTCTACCTCCAGTTCGGTAGCAGCCAACTCGGCAGCCGCGGCAGTCGCGGCAAACGCAGGAACCGCGGCAAACGCAGGAACTGCGGCCAACTCGGCAGTCGCGGCAACCGCGGCAACCGCGACCAACGCGGCCTACTCCAGTGGGGCCTACTCCAGCGGGGCCTACTCCAGCGGGGCCTACTCCAGCGGGGCCTACTCTAGTGGAGCTTACTCTAGTGAGGTCTTCTCAAGCGCACCCTTTTCTTGCGGCACCTCCTCCAGTGGAAGGCCTTCTCTGAGCGAGCCACCGGTGAAGAAATCCATATACAGCGAACTCAACCAGAAGGGTGGAAAACTCGGAAGGGAGGCGCAAGTTGGAGGTTTCCCGGCGGGGGGCCCTTCACCCGAAGTGGGCAAGAATGCAACAGGTGCGGAGTCGAAAATAGGCGCGGAGTCAAACGGGCAGGATAAGGGTGCGGGGGGCCCCATTGGCCTGAATGGCGGGCTCACCAATTTGAGTGGCAGTGGCCTCCTTGAGCGCTCCAAGCACAGCAAGGGGGAGAGGCCAGAGGAAGGAGACATCCGTCAGAGGGACGAGTTGGAGGGGGGCATCCGGACGCCGGACAGGAGTCCCACGAAAGGTGCGTCTGGAGTGACGGCGGGTGATCCACAGGGTGGTTGGACCCCCAACGGGGGAGGCACTGTTGGTAGCACGGTTGGTAGTAATGCTGGCAGTAATGTTGGCAGTAATGCTGGCAGTAACGTTGGCAGTAATGTTGGCAGTAATGTTGGCAGTAATGCTGGCAGTAATGTTGGCAGTAATGCTGGTAGTAATGCTGGCAGTAGCGTCGTAGGCATGGTTGGCAGTAGCGCCGTAGGCATGGCTGGCTGCGCCAGTGGCAACTCTGCTGGTGTCAGCTCAAACGAGAAGAACCCCTTCAAAGCGGCGGGGGGAGGCGTCACGTACAACATCAACGCGAAGGATCTGTACGCGCCAAAGCTGATCAATAAGAAGGAGGCCCTAGTGATCAACTCATCGGATCTGTGGGCACACCAGAATAAGTACAGAAAGGAAAACAacgagaagcaaaaaatgaaaaaattaaaaaacgcaAAGGAGGGTGAACTGAATTTGAAGAGAGAGGACAACGGCGAAGTGGCTAGTGAGTATAGGGGATTagataaaaaggggggtggaTGGATGAAAGGTGCAGGAGGCATTAGTGGAAGTGGCAGCGACACGCCCGCGAAGGAGTTCCGTGGGAAGGTAACCACCAGGTTGGATGGACAGCAGagtgaggaggaaaaaggaaggagtGGCACAGCAGGGAGGGGCGCTTCTCGAAATGGCGCTTCCCTGAATGGCCATGAATGCACACAACAGGCGGACAAAGAAGGAATAACAAACGAGCAGGGTGGTAACAATACGGAACAGAGGAAGGAAGTGGAGAAAACGGATCAGGAGTACCAAATGGAGGAGGCAGATCGACAGGTGGGTGacgagaaggaggagagggaGGAGGGCGAGGAGATGGAGAAGAGACTGTCCAAGGAGATGGAAAAGAGACTGTCCAAGGAGATGGAAAAGAGACTGTCCAAGGAGATGGAAAAGAAACCgtcgaaggaaaaaatatcggAGGAGatgatgaaggagaaaatatcGGAGGAAATgccgaaggaggaagaagaaaatgaaggagagGATGacgaaggagaggaagaacacGAGCATGACGATGACGAAGATATAATAAGACTTAAAGAAACGGATGCAAGGAGGTTAGGAATTCGATCTCCTTGGAGGATGGTTAGGTCTAGATATTACGTCACGTCAGCTTCACACATGATTTCACTATTGAGTATCCTGATCCATGCCAAGAATATAGATAGCTCGACTGGACAGAATATAATCGATAATGATTCCATTAAAAGCGTGGAGGATGTCACTGACTTACATTATCTATCACACTTGGTTTTTAGAGTTTGGGAAAGAAAACATCTAAAACGAAATGACAGCAACAGGTTCAGAATCgaaattttgttcagctCTGGTGCGAAAGATGGGTTCGGACAGAACTATGAACTGCTGGAGAAAGACGCTAAGGCGCAGCAGCAGAAGTATGAGAGGCACTTTAGCAAATACGTGGATGACAGCAAGAGAggcgcaggggggggggaggtgaacCCCTCCATCCAGGTAAGCCGTGCAAACTCTGGCGTgagcaagggggggaagaagccgtCCAGGGAAACGCCGCCCGGGGAAACGACGCCAAGAGAAGCGCCACCTGGAGAAGCGTCCCCCTCGGAGAAGTCCCTTCTGGAGAAGCCCCTTCTGGAGAAGCCTAGCACAGCGAGCAATGATCACGGCGCGTCCGCTTCGGACATGGTGGGGTCGAACAACTCCCTCTCACAGGAGGTACCCCGGGggcaggaagaaaaagcgaaagcGAGCGCGGGCAACTCATTCCGGTTCGCCGACAGCGTGGAGGGGAGGGTGCCCAGTTTGGGTGTGTGCGTGCCGAGTTTGCAGAGCGACTTAGTGAGCACGGAAAGGAAAGGCGAAAGTGGCATCGACagtgaaaagggaaaccTGAGCAGGAACGACTGCGAAAGGGGCAGTCTGGGAAGAAGCAACTCTACGCTTAGAAATGATAGCTCTCACAGAAATGATGGCCCGCACAGAAATGATGGCCCTCACAGAAATGATGACCCTCACAGAAATGATGGTCCTCACAGAAATGATAGCTCTCACCGAAATGATGGTTCTCACAGAAAGGACGCCGTGCGGAGGAATGGAGTGCGGAGCCAATTCTCATCCAGCTCAGCAAACCTGTTCCGAAGgagagaggaagaagaagacgaaaaaTTCCACCAAATGGTCTACAAAAGAGACATGTCCTTCCAGTTTGGAGGAGTGCACGAGAAGCTGAGTTCACTGAACAACAACACGACAAGGACGGGAAGCTACATGATCAGATCCATCAGCTCcaatttgaggaaaaaaaaatacaaacagAAAGATGGCCTAAATGTagaatacgaaaaaaaaaaaggaagacatcACAAAGGAAAATCTATTAACGTATGA
- a CDS encoding hypothetical protein (putative), with translation MCDDPSDTRRTDAAHSTHAHHTDTAHSTHAHHTDAAHSTHAHHTDAAHSTHAHHTDATHSPHQQGRSYFHNFDGLFDVTVTTMCFLLLISSGDLKVFYQSEIVKTKNKEVEEIISQSLTVLRFSFQLFRTLTLFMHYARVKAPSENIDFSVLNLPHEEEEEDDDFVI, from the exons ATGTGTGACGACCCGTCAGACACACGCCGCACCGATGCTGCTCACTCCACACACGCACATCACACTGATACTGCTCACTCCACACACGCACATCACACTGATGCTGCTCACTCCACACACGCACATCACACTGATGCTGCTCACTCCACACACGCACATCACACCGATGCTACGCACTCCCCTCACCAACAGGGTCGCAGCTACTTCCACAATTTCGACGGGCTGTTCGACGTGACCGTAACGACCATGTGCTTCCTGCTGCTAATCAGCAGCGGGGACCTGAAGGTATTTTACCAGTCGGAGATTGTCAAAACGAAGAACAAAGAAGTGGAGGAAATAATTTCGCAGAGCCTCACCGTTTTGCGCTTCTCTTTTCAACTCTTCCGGACGCTCACCCTGTTTATGCACTACGCGCGGGTGAAG GCGCCAAGCGAGAACATTGACTTTTCGGTGCTAAACCTACCccacgaggaggaagaggaggatgatgATTTTGTCATCTGA
- a CDS encoding aspartyl protease (putative), translated as MNIFEEHPIQGSCVRPSATSRFATDLTWEEETNLDMPTCDACDVCSMCIHEKGSSENIIPMVAIPSKRKYLQDKIGKIKSELLKNLPEQKLKKKKKKGCYSFFEGEDEAQGEGEEEMMMMKKKRKRKEKEEDEEDEEEDSPSDQAIDNQIFHHNKGNHYGGEDKHHDEFPNCVTSDCHMSNGASGHPDSLAHFMDGSGEKAQARWSSWSSAFKKKEVLSSTDKVTLPLQQLQDSQYVGYIQIGSPPQTIRPIFDTGSTNIWVVSTKCKDDTCLKVHRYNYKLSRSFRYYKPLTNLDIMFGTGIIQGVIGVENFRIGPFKVFNQPFGLVKSEKRSEAKSNVFERINFEGIVGLAFPAMLSTGKTTIYENLMNTYKFSHNEFSIYIGKDNKHSALIFGGVERRFFEGDIYMFPVVREYYWEIEFDGLYIDHQKFCCDSSSIVYNLRKKKKKWKVQRNSFARKYLKKKTHLMDMSRAWHHRREGAQVDSEEEEEDPSGEDLSGEYQHGGDKNGGHSTRGEVNLYGAHPEKRHRKGAHRRRRRRHRWRRHLRRVNRRGKDKKLKKNKNYLIFDSGTSYNSVPKSEIEYFFKVVPPKKCDDSNIDEVVTSYPNLTYVINNMPFTLTPAQYLVRKSDMCKPAFMEIEVSPEYGHAYILGNATFMRYYYTVYRRGDGHKSSYVGIAKAVHAEDNEEYLTALQRKMNQMG; from the exons atgaatattttcgAGGAGCACCCCAT aCAAGGTAGTTGTGTACGGCCTAGTGCCACCTCCAGATTCGCAACTGACCTAACATGGGAGGAAGAGACGAACTTGGATATGCCTACGTGTGACGCGTGCGACGTTTGTTCTATGTGCATACATGAGAAGGGATCGTCTGAG AACATAATCCCCATGGTGGCCATCCCCAGCAAGCGCAAATATCTCCAAgacaaaattggcaaaataaaatcagagcttctaaaaaatttacctgaacagaaattgaagaaaaaaaagaaaaaaggatgttacagtttttttgaaggggaagacgaagcccagggggagggggaggaggagatgatgatgatgaagaagaaaaggaagaggaaggagaaggaggaggatgaggaggatgaggaggaagattCCCCTTCCGACCAGGCGATAGACAACCAGATTTTCCATCATAACAAAGGAAACCATTACGGGGGGGAAGACAAGCACCACGATGAGTTTCCAAATTGCGTCACTTCGGACTGTCACATGAGTAACGGTGCTTCTGGACATCCTGATTCCCTTGCGCACTTTATGGATGGCTCGGGGGAGAAGGCCCAGGCACGGTGGAGCAGTTGGAGCAGCGCgtttaaaaagaaggaggtTTTGTCCTCTACCGACAAAGTGACCCTACCCCTGCAGCAGTTGCAAGAC AGCCAATACGTCGGGTACATCCAAATAGGCAGCCCGCCGCAAACAATCAGACCCATTTTTGACACCGGGAGCAC GAACATCTGGGTCGTCAGCACCAAGTGCAAGGATGACACATGTCTGAAGGTGCACCGGTACAACTACAAGTTGTCTCGGAGCTTCCGCTACTACAAGCCGCTCACGAATCTGGACATCATG TTCGGCACGGGAATAATCCAAGGCGTGATCGGCGTGGAAAACTTCCGCATAGGGCCCTTCAAGGTGTTCAACCAACCCTTCGGACTCGTAAAAAGCGAGAAAAGGAGCGAAGCAAAATCAAACGTCTTTGAGAGAATCAACTTCGAAGGAATAGTCGGACTGGCATTCCCAGCAATGCTATCCACAGGAAAGACAACCATCTATGAAAACCTAATGAACACGTATAAATTCAGCCATAACGAGTtctctatatatataggAAAGGATAATAAACACTCAGCTTTAATTTTCGGAGGAGTGGAGAGACGCTTTTTCGAAGGAGACATTTATATGTTCCCAGTGGTGAGAGAATACTACTGGGAAATAGAATTTGATGGACTGTACATCGATCACCAGAAATTTTGTTGCGACTCCAGTTCCATTGTTTACAACttgagaaagaaaaaaaaaaaatggaaagtacAAAGAAATTCCTTTGCGAGGAaatacttgaaaaaaaaaactcacttGATGGACATGTCGAGGGCTTGGCACCACCGTCGGGAAGGCGCACAAGTGGACtcagaggaagaggaggaagacccATCGGGGGAAGATCTCTCAGGGGAGTACCAACATGGGGGagacaaaaatggagggcATTCCACCAGGGGCGAAGTGAACCTGTATGGTGCTCACCCGGAAAAAAGGCACCGTAAAGGGGCACACCGTCGACGGCGCAGACGACACAGGTGGAGAAGACACCTCCGCAGAGTCAACCGGAGGGGCAAGGacaagaaattaaagaaaaacaaaaactaCCTCATTTTCGATTCTGGGACCTCCTACAATAGTGTCCCTAAGTCGGAGATCGAGTACTTCTTCAAGGTCGTCCCACCGAAG AAATGTGACGACAGCAACATAGACGAAGTAGTGACGAGTTACCCCAACCTGACCTACGTCATT AACAACATGCCCTTCACGCTGACGCCGGCGCAGTACCTGGTCCGGAAGTCCGACATGTGCAAGCCGGCGTTCATGGAAATCGAAGTTTCGCCTGAATATGGCCACGCGTACATTTTGGGGAATGCGACCTTCATGCGATACTACTACACCGTTTACAGGCGCGGAGATGGGCACAAGAGCTCCTAC GTGGGCATTGCCAAGGCAGTGCACGCGGAAGACAATGAGGAGTATCTGACCGCCCTGCAGAGAAAGATGAACCAAATGGGGTAG